A window of Halomonas sp. GFAJ-1 contains these coding sequences:
- a CDS encoding holo-ACP synthase produces the protein MIVGIGSDIARVERFARAIQRHGPRFAARILGSQEQSVWRQKGEPEAYLAKRFAAKEAFVKALGLGLRSGMQWSDIQVVNDALGKPSFVLTGEAQRLFQASGATTAHVTLSDEADYAVAFVILEA, from the coding sequence GTGATTGTGGGTATTGGTTCTGATATTGCGCGGGTAGAACGCTTTGCTCGCGCTATCCAGCGACATGGGCCACGTTTTGCAGCGCGTATTCTAGGGTCTCAAGAGCAATCCGTTTGGCGTCAAAAAGGTGAGCCGGAGGCCTACCTAGCTAAGCGTTTCGCTGCTAAAGAGGCCTTCGTAAAAGCCCTTGGACTTGGTTTGCGCAGCGGTATGCAGTGGAGTGATATCCAAGTCGTCAATGACGCATTAGGTAAGCCAAGCTTCGTACTGACCGGCGAAGCACAGCGCCTGTTTCAAGCCAGCGGCGCGACTACCGCTCATGTAACCCTTAGCGATGAGGCGGACTACGCGGTGGCTTTTGTGATTCTCGAAGCCTAG
- a CDS encoding pyridoxine 5'-phosphate synthase, protein MHPPRILLGVNIDHIATLRQARGTRYPDPVQAALLAEEAGADGITVHLREDRRHIQPRDVRLLAEMLNTRMNLEMAVTEEMLQLAEEIRPAHVCLVPEKREELTTEGGLDVVGGFDLIANACKRLKAAGCDVSLFIDPDEAQIDAAVRAGVPTIELHTGAYAEAQPGSETANAEYERLSNAAIHAVSSGLVVNAGHGLHYHNVEAISALLGLNELNIGHAIIARALFVGLKEAVQEMKRLIIAGQEAGLMAALDAHEHEHEHDHQHSGCCGH, encoded by the coding sequence ATGCACCCCCCGAGGATTTTATTGGGCGTTAACATTGATCACATTGCGACGCTGCGCCAAGCGCGTGGCACTCGCTACCCAGACCCCGTACAGGCAGCACTTCTCGCCGAAGAGGCAGGGGCTGACGGTATTACGGTGCATCTACGTGAAGACCGGCGCCACATACAGCCCAGGGATGTGCGTTTATTGGCTGAAATGCTCAATACGCGTATGAACTTGGAGATGGCCGTCACCGAAGAGATGCTTCAGCTGGCAGAAGAGATACGCCCCGCGCATGTATGTCTGGTGCCCGAAAAGCGCGAAGAACTCACTACCGAAGGTGGCTTGGACGTAGTCGGCGGGTTTGATCTGATTGCCAACGCCTGTAAGCGCCTTAAGGCGGCTGGCTGCGATGTCTCTCTCTTTATTGACCCCGATGAGGCGCAGATTGATGCCGCCGTTCGCGCCGGTGTACCTACCATTGAACTGCATACAGGTGCCTATGCAGAAGCACAGCCAGGCAGTGAAACGGCTAATGCTGAATATGAGCGCCTAAGTAATGCGGCGATTCACGCGGTGTCTTCAGGCTTAGTGGTAAACGCCGGTCATGGTCTGCACTACCACAACGTTGAAGCTATTTCGGCATTACTCGGTCTTAACGAGTTGAACATTGGTCACGCGATTATTGCTAGAGCACTGTTTGTAGGGCTAAAAGAGGCCGTGCAAGAGATGAAGCGCTTAATCATCGCAGGCCAAGAAGCAGGTTTAATGGCGGCGTTAGATGCCCATGAGCACGAACACGAGCATGACCATCAGCACAGCGGCTGTTGTGGGCATTGA
- a CDS encoding GTPase Era, producing MSQTCGFVAIVGRPNVGKSTLMNRILGQKISITSRRPQTTRHQVMGIKTVDETQFIYVDTPGMHIMSKDRNKAINRFMNQAATQALRDVDCVVFIIDRTRWTEEDQAVLKRLEHVKAPVILAVNKVDRLTDKSDLLPWLAEVGARREFAAVVPISAKHGTQVDTLEEEVAKHLPESIHFFPEDQITDKSLRFMAAELVREKVMRQLGDELPYQMTVEIEEFRETERVTHISALILVERQGQKVILIGENGDRIKSIGREARLDMERALGTKVMLNLWVKVKRGWSDDERALKSLGYDLD from the coding sequence ATGAGCCAAACCTGCGGATTCGTGGCCATCGTTGGTCGGCCTAACGTAGGCAAATCAACCCTCATGAATCGAATTCTAGGGCAAAAGATCTCTATTACCTCGCGGCGGCCGCAAACCACTCGCCACCAGGTAATGGGGATTAAAACGGTTGATGAGACCCAGTTTATTTATGTGGATACGCCGGGCATGCACATCATGTCCAAAGACCGTAATAAAGCCATTAATCGCTTTATGAACCAAGCGGCCACCCAGGCGCTGCGCGATGTCGACTGTGTGGTGTTTATTATCGACCGCACCCGCTGGACCGAGGAAGACCAGGCGGTATTGAAGCGCTTAGAGCACGTGAAGGCGCCGGTCATTTTGGCGGTTAATAAAGTGGATCGTCTCACTGATAAAAGCGATCTACTGCCTTGGCTGGCTGAAGTGGGCGCCCGCCGTGAGTTTGCGGCAGTGGTACCCATTTCCGCCAAGCATGGTACCCAGGTAGACACGCTAGAAGAAGAAGTGGCCAAGCATCTGCCGGAAAGTATTCACTTTTTCCCCGAAGACCAAATCACCGATAAGAGCCTGCGCTTTATGGCAGCCGAGCTGGTGCGTGAAAAAGTGATGCGCCAGTTGGGTGATGAGCTGCCGTACCAGATGACCGTGGAGATTGAAGAGTTCCGCGAGACCGAGCGAGTTACCCACATCAGCGCGCTGATACTCGTTGAGCGCCAGGGGCAAAAAGTGATTCTGATTGGCGAAAACGGTGATCGAATCAAGAGCATTGGCCGCGAAGCGCGTTTGGATATGGAGCGAGCGCTAGGTACCAAGGTAATGCTTAACCTGTGGGTGAAAGTGAAGCGCGGCTGGTCGGATGACGAGCGCGCACTGAAAAGCTTGGGTTACGACCTCGATTGA
- a CDS encoding DNA repair protein RecO, with protein MSAEPAFLLHRRAYRETSALVDLLTLNHGRIRAVAHGGQRPGSKSRQRLQPFTPLFVAWRGEQELKRLTLMESRGQTALLAGEGLLCGLYANEIATRLLPLELSAQEVFAYYSALLEALPTPAERALGLRRFEWSLLEVLEATPRFCSPEGHPLDPQTRYRFDALSRAFQPAEKGIEGRTLRYIEQGDWQSTGLASALKAVMRAALAPHLGATALRSRELMLDLARRRQR; from the coding sequence ATGTCGGCGGAGCCCGCGTTTTTACTGCACCGCAGGGCTTACCGTGAAACCAGTGCGCTGGTGGATCTTTTAACGCTTAATCACGGGCGTATCCGCGCTGTTGCCCACGGAGGGCAGCGGCCCGGCTCTAAATCTCGCCAGCGTCTGCAGCCGTTTACGCCGCTATTCGTGGCTTGGCGGGGTGAGCAGGAGCTTAAACGGTTAACCCTGATGGAGTCCCGTGGGCAAACAGCGCTGCTAGCAGGCGAAGGGCTGCTTTGCGGCCTCTATGCCAATGAGATTGCGACACGGCTACTCCCCCTGGAGTTAAGCGCCCAAGAAGTCTTTGCCTACTACAGTGCTTTGTTAGAAGCGCTGCCTACGCCCGCCGAGCGTGCCCTTGGTTTGCGTAGGTTTGAGTGGTCGCTGCTTGAGGTTTTAGAGGCGACGCCGCGTTTTTGTTCGCCGGAAGGTCATCCGCTGGACCCACAAACCCGCTACCGCTTTGATGCGTTAAGCCGTGCTTTTCAACCTGCTGAGAAGGGGATTGAAGGTCGCACACTGCGTTATATTGAGCAGGGCGATTGGCAGTCAACAGGGTTAGCCAGCGCTTTAAAAGCGGTAATGCGGGCAGCGCTTGCGCCTCATTTGGGTGCAACTGCACTGCGCTCAAGAGAGCTGATGCTCGATCTAGCCCGCCGTCGACAGCGTTAA